The sequence attatcgtagatttctatattaaaaaaacatcgtTACATCGTGTCCTCTAACCagatttttttccacatttttcttttatataaaaaacgcTTAGCCTTTGAATATAACACcgtctgataaaaaaattttttttttaatcaaaaacacTTATCAtgaatttgtttgattttcagaaatattaattactaaattaatacatcatttttctttccgacccttcattatttatgttaccgccctcagtaaaaatttaaattattactttttttgaatttatttgtagttattttgtaatttagatctGTAATATAAGatgtttctgtattttaggttAATATTATGCAACCTAATCTATTTGTCGGCCTCCgcggcgcgagtagtagcgtctcggcctttcatccggaggtccggaggttcgaacccggtcaggcatggcattttcacacgcccTACAAatatttcatctcattctctgaagcgatAACTTAACTGTGGATCCgcaggtaaaaaaaaactaatctattTACACGTTTCATTAGTATGTAACCTctaatgtcatttttataatacatttagctTCAGTTATTGcaatatacgtataaaataaaacagattgttaaattacgggttatattaattttattatagtaaacggtatgaaaataataatttcgagAAAATAGTACTGTCGGATAAAACGTTTTGGGTTCGATTTCGGGTTATGCTTGAcattatcttacatttttatcaaaattcgtaacgcgaaaaaaaaaacaatttcaaaaaatgcgTGTGATATTGAGCGGTTAAATCTCGtggtgcgagtgatagcgtctcggcctttcatccagaggtcgcgagttcgaatcccggtcaggcatgatattttcacacgctataaaatgctatttcatctcattctGTGAAGCGATACATAACGGTTGGTCcagtggaaaagaaaaaaatatgcggGTACTCTGGATGTTGTCAttgcgagtaaaataaattaacttaaaaaaaaaaaaccgattataAATGTTCGTTTAATTCATGTCGGATAACGTTATAAATCAACCTGCAATCATAAACAGAACTGCTTGCCGACGCGTTTgttataattaacaaacttaacctacgctcgcttcgctcgctagtcaaggttagcgagtgtaggttaaatttggataaattacatttataattattgcaaatttataattttattacaaacataattatcaACAGACAAATGCCTCATTAACGTTGACCTTTATCATTTTACCATCATTTATCCTGCTTAATATTGCCTATAGTAGTATATTATTTtgtgtctattaaaaaaaaattatttttatctctttaccAATCTGTGCATTCATATCTCCCATGACGCATAACTTATTCTTTCTTATTAAACCTTCCACAACCTCCAAAAAGTTTTCTTGATCTTCCTCTTTATTTATCTGTTGAGGGGCACAGACTTGGATAATCTCTCCTCCCATATGTAAGCTTAATTTAATTACCCATCATTGAAATATTCCACATCTACACTGTTTACACTCTTTACCTCCACTCCACAGCAACTTATAGCCTCTTTCTTCCTTACTCCCTTTCCCATGCCATTTGTCTTGCTCAGCCCTAGGATTTCAAGACTTCAGCCATTACTGTGTCCATTGCTTCCTTCAACTTCCCAGTCAATGTCCCTACATATTCACTATTCCAGTTTGTAGCTCTTCCTGTCTGTATCCCAACTTTTATTTCTCCTAGTAACCTTCTTCTCATAGCATCCCTTCAAGTACAAGTGTTGCCTCAGAGAAATGCTCTATTTGTTTATTTCCTAATCAAATTTTCCATTGCAGGCTATTCTTACAATAAGATTGCCTCGTCTCAAAGCCATTTTTAAGCTTCTGGCAGCTGTTTTCCTTTACTCTGCCATTGCCCAAGTCTTCCGCCACTATACATGAGGGCTGAGTCAGCTTATTTACTGGTGGCTGATACTCGCCACGTTAAAAGATTCTCCCTCAGCTTAGTGGCATTTCTTAGGTGCACTGTCCTTCTTCTTGACAGTATCCCACCGCATCTCAGGCCTTGCCACTGCCTGTCTGTGACTGCTTATTCAGGTTGCCCCATATTCACAGCTAACCGTCATACCGATGAGTTGTCTCTATCCGTAACCTGAGGATGCATCTGATGCCCACAGCTAAGGATTCCAATCCATAGGGTAGGTAATTATTAATTACCTGCCTACTTGTGCAGTTTTATGTTAAAACCTATTTGGATGATGTTGTGTATTGTCCTTatgtactatattaatatttagttagaACCCTGGtgtttatatttgtacatattaaatattGCACTGTACTGTCCTCTGCACTTTTACCTATTTTTAACCGATGtttcatatttgattttttgtagtttttcttgattttgtttttctagtTGTATTACTGTTTATAGTGGCATGACTGCTTTCACAATTATGTCACCAGTACATCAAAATCTAGCATTTACCCCCGTCGTAAGGAAAATTTCTCCCGATGTTTTGCTGAAGAGAAAGATTTGACTGTGATGCTGGAAGAATAAAACAGTTTTGTCCCTTTTAgcactttctttttctatttagcttctggaaccaccataaggtattacttcagaggatgatatgaatgaatgtaaatgaagtgtagtcttgtacagtctcaggtcaaccattcctgagatgtgtggttaattgaaacccaactacgaAAGAACACCACtatccatgatctagcattcaaatctgaataaaagtaactgcctttactaggatttgaaccttagaccaCGAGTTCAtcgctagaccaacccaatgggtctGTTGTAGtactataaatttttaagattttatacatttttttaattcagtttttattcacACAAGTTTATTTAGCTTGTTTACGCAGTCATTTAGATTTAATAGATTGATTTTTTCTACAAGAATATTTTTGCCTGTGCTAAATCAGCCTTTTTGAATACATTTGATATTATTAGTATCTTAtccgtacttatttacatttctcttatgtttttattatcaggGAGGTTTAGTATTAGAATTTGTTGTTGCTAAGTACTGGGCTAGTCTTGGTGATATTAAATTAGACTATGATCTGACATTCCATGGAGTTAGACCTAATTGTCCATCCGTTACGATGCATCATGCAGATTGTGTTCATATAATTGAGTTGTATAGCGGAATACATCCTGAAGAAGTTTTCCCATCAATTCAGTTGAAGAACAACGTCCAGATCTTAAGGTAATGTAGCTCACagctaatatatttaatactgaattttaacataacatcttttttagctgttttttattGGCAATTTATTTCCGctatagttattacattttttatacctttaatgTTAaccgaataaaaatttacatttt comes from Lycorma delicatula isolate Av1 chromosome 3, ASM4794821v1, whole genome shotgun sequence and encodes:
- the LOC142321528 gene encoding tripeptidyl-peptidase 2-like; protein product: MHHADCVHIIELYSGIHPEEVFPSIQLKNNVQILRPSDSKISPLATRDVIPPCRQIYQIILT